In the genome of Deltaproteobacteria bacterium, one region contains:
- a CDS encoding heme-binding protein, with product MADKKALTLDGAKKVAAAAATEAARNNEGAAIAVVDDGGNLMYLERIDGTFAAGARISIGKARTAALFKKPTAAFEDIIKNGRTAMVALEDFTPLQGGVPIELDGKVVGAIGVSGAANQQRDEAVAKVGAAALK from the coding sequence GTGGCCGACAAGAAGGCACTCACCCTGGACGGCGCGAAGAAGGTCGCCGCCGCGGCGGCGACCGAAGCCGCGCGCAACAATGAGGGTGCTGCCATCGCGGTCGTCGATGACGGAGGGAACCTGATGTACCTCGAGCGGATCGACGGCACCTTCGCCGCCGGCGCGCGCATCTCGATCGGCAAGGCCCGCACGGCGGCGCTGTTCAAGAAGCCGACGGCCGCCTTCGAGGACATCATCAAGAACGGTCGCACCGCGATGGTGGCCCTCGAGGACTTCACGCCGCTCCAGGGTGGCGTGCCGATCGAACTGGACGGCAAGGTGGTGGGGGCGATCGGCGTCAGCGGCGCCGCCAACCAGCAGCGGGACGAAGCGGTCGCGAAGGTCGGCGCCGCGGCGCTCAAGTAG
- a CDS encoding winged helix-turn-helix transcriptional regulator: MAAGDIDIPTTTHVGLSKMSSEGQKPQPALGQPVRVGGLAAMRALAHPTRVRMVNLLRSEPLSASELARRLKIRFGSAQFHLQSLRRAGIAQKAAERHKRGGTEVLFEVPRNLWIDLGPDAPSDMRQAMNLAYVVELLRRLNADAAEPDPEDAEHDVFTTREIELPSEAVPAAAAALHEFEDRLDKLALEVPTEDSIPFAVSVLFFRVPR; the protein is encoded by the coding sequence GTGGCAGCGGGCGACATCGATATCCCCACAACGACTCATGTAGGACTCTCGAAGATGTCTTCAGAAGGGCAGAAGCCGCAGCCCGCCCTCGGTCAGCCGGTCCGTGTCGGCGGACTCGCCGCCATGAGAGCCCTCGCTCACCCCACCCGGGTTCGGATGGTGAACCTGTTGCGGTCCGAGCCCCTTTCTGCCTCGGAGCTCGCCCGCCGGCTGAAGATCCGGTTCGGCTCGGCCCAGTTCCATCTCCAGTCGCTCAGACGGGCCGGGATCGCCCAGAAGGCTGCCGAGCGGCACAAGCGGGGCGGGACCGAGGTGCTGTTCGAGGTCCCGCGCAACCTGTGGATCGACCTGGGCCCCGACGCTCCATCCGACATGCGCCAGGCGATGAACCTGGCGTACGTCGTGGAGCTCCTTCGCCGGCTCAACGCCGATGCGGCTGAACCTGACCCCGAAGACGCCGAGCACGACGTCTTCACCACCCGCGAGATCGAACTCCCTTCGGAGGCCGTGCCGGCAGCAGCTGCGGCGCTCCACGAGTTCGAGGACCGGCTCGACAAACTGGCACTCGAAGTCCCAACCGAGGACTCCATTCCCTTCGCCGTGTCGGTCCTGTTCTTCCGCGTGCCGCGTTGA
- a CDS encoding SMP-30/gluconolactonase/LRE family protein, with protein MRTASLAATSCVVAALAGSAAALPTTLVRPLGRPDALVDLRTADGVHLVKGEWRYGDVRIVEVDAKGPGPDLKPSGAPIKSYDYTPKAGAADFDDSAWEAVEPTALEGRRSTGKVCFNWYRIEVTVPERIAGFDPTGSTVAFEIVIDDYAEVWPDGKLAPVLGQTGGAVVAGFNAPNRVIIGRNVKPGQKIQLAVFGMNGPISASPNNFIWVKSATLDFYKAAEPGPNVGEVVRLDPALDAIVPTPARIEKLAAGFLFTEGPVWVRDGGYLLFSDPNDNRIYRWTPDGDLSVFRTKSGYTGPDIADYGQPGSNGLTLDREGRLTINEHGNRRVTRLEKNGQLTVLADRYDGKRLNSPNDLVYKSDGSLYFTDPPFGLPKFFDDARKELPYSGVFRVADGKVQLLTTDLTGPNGLAFSPDEKYLYVDDWDVKKKVVMRYRVERDGTLSHGDVFFDMTSEPGEQALDGMKVDQKGNLYVSGPGGVWIISPAGRHLGTIKAPELPANMAWGDEDGRTLYMTARTSLYRVRLKIPGVRR; from the coding sequence ATGAGGACCGCCTCACTCGCCGCGACGTCCTGCGTTGTCGCCGCACTCGCTGGATCCGCCGCCGCGCTGCCCACGACGCTCGTCCGTCCCCTCGGACGCCCCGACGCGCTCGTCGACCTTCGCACCGCGGACGGCGTACACCTCGTGAAGGGAGAGTGGCGCTACGGCGACGTCAGGATCGTCGAGGTCGACGCCAAGGGTCCGGGGCCGGACTTGAAGCCGTCGGGAGCCCCGATCAAGTCCTATGATTACACGCCCAAGGCGGGCGCGGCCGACTTCGACGACTCGGCGTGGGAGGCGGTCGAGCCGACCGCGCTCGAGGGCCGCCGCTCGACAGGGAAGGTCTGCTTCAACTGGTACCGCATCGAGGTCACCGTCCCCGAGCGCATCGCGGGGTTCGACCCGACCGGCTCCACGGTCGCGTTCGAGATCGTGATCGACGACTACGCGGAGGTCTGGCCGGACGGCAAGCTCGCGCCCGTCCTCGGCCAGACGGGGGGCGCAGTGGTCGCCGGCTTCAACGCGCCGAACCGCGTGATCATCGGGCGAAACGTGAAGCCGGGACAGAAGATCCAGCTGGCGGTCTTCGGCATGAACGGCCCGATCTCGGCGAGCCCGAACAACTTCATCTGGGTCAAGTCCGCGACGCTCGACTTCTACAAGGCGGCGGAGCCCGGCCCCAATGTTGGCGAGGTGGTGCGCCTCGATCCCGCCCTCGACGCGATCGTCCCGACGCCGGCGCGCATCGAGAAGCTCGCCGCAGGCTTCCTCTTCACCGAGGGGCCGGTCTGGGTCCGCGACGGCGGCTATCTCCTGTTCAGCGATCCCAACGACAACCGCATCTACCGCTGGACACCGGACGGCGACCTCTCGGTCTTCCGGACGAAGAGCGGCTACACGGGCCCGGACATCGCCGACTACGGCCAGCCCGGGTCGAACGGCCTCACGCTCGATCGCGAGGGCCGGCTCACCATCAACGAGCACGGCAACCGGCGCGTCACCCGTCTCGAGAAGAACGGCCAGCTCACGGTCCTCGCCGACCGCTACGACGGCAAGCGCCTCAACAGCCCGAACGACCTCGTCTACAAGTCCGACGGCTCGCTCTATTTCACCGACCCGCCCTTCGGGCTGCCGAAGTTCTTCGACGATGCGCGGAAGGAGCTGCCCTACAGCGGAGTCTTCCGCGTCGCCGACGGCAAGGTCCAGCTCCTCACCACGGATCTGACCGGCCCGAACGGCCTCGCCTTCTCGCCCGACGAGAAGTACCTCTACGTCGACGACTGGGACGTGAAGAAGAAGGTCGTGATGCGCTACCGCGTCGAGCGCGACGGGACGCTTTCCCACGGCGACGTCTTCTTCGACATGACGAGCGAGCCCGGCGAGCAGGCGCTCGACGGGATGAAGGTCGATCAGAAGGGAAACCTTTACGTGTCGGGACCGGGTGGGGTCTGGATCATCTCGCCGGCGGGCAGGCATCTCGGCACGATCAAGGCGCCGGAGTTGCCCGCCAACATGGCCTGGGGCGACGAGGACGGCCGGACGCTCTACATGACGGCGCGCACGAGCCTCTATCGCGTCCGGCTCAAGATTCCCGGCGTTCGCCGGTAA
- the msrP gene encoding protein-methionine-sulfoxide reductase catalytic subunit MsrP, translated as MTKLGKSPPASEITPEPLYMRRREFVRNAVLFTATSAGVGGSLLWLMRGGRAERKPAQSAGGDPDLPVARRGAYDTGERRTPYRDVTTYNNFYEFGTDKGDPAENAGTLRPRPWRVRIDGEVHKPQVVDVDQLLGWFPLEERVYRMRCVEAWSMVIPWVGFPLGDLLKRVEPTSRARYVAFTALLDPEQMPGQRRRILDWPYVEGLRIDEAMHPLTILAAGLYGKVLPNQNGAPLRLVVPWKYGFKGIKSIVGVRLTETQPATTWNLAAAREYGFYANVNPAVDHPRWSQATERRIGELRRRPTLPFNGYAEQVAALYAGMDLREFF; from the coding sequence ATGACGAAGCTCGGCAAGAGCCCTCCCGCCTCCGAGATCACGCCGGAGCCGCTGTACATGAGGCGGCGCGAGTTCGTGCGCAACGCCGTCCTCTTCACCGCGACGAGCGCCGGCGTGGGCGGGAGCCTGCTCTGGTTGATGCGAGGGGGACGGGCCGAGCGGAAGCCCGCACAATCCGCCGGCGGCGACCCCGACCTCCCCGTCGCGCGGCGCGGGGCATACGACACCGGCGAGCGCCGCACGCCGTACCGCGACGTCACGACCTACAACAATTTCTACGAGTTCGGGACCGACAAGGGCGACCCCGCCGAGAACGCCGGCACGCTCCGGCCGCGCCCGTGGAGGGTACGCATCGACGGCGAGGTCCACAAGCCGCAGGTCGTCGACGTCGACCAGCTGCTCGGCTGGTTCCCGCTCGAGGAGCGCGTCTACCGGATGCGCTGTGTGGAAGCATGGTCGATGGTGATCCCGTGGGTCGGATTCCCGCTCGGCGATCTCCTCAAGCGCGTCGAGCCCACGTCGCGCGCCAGGTACGTCGCCTTCACGGCGCTTCTCGATCCCGAGCAGATGCCGGGGCAGCGACGCCGCATCCTGGACTGGCCCTACGTCGAAGGGCTGCGGATCGACGAGGCGATGCACCCGCTCACGATCCTCGCCGCCGGGCTCTACGGGAAGGTGCTGCCCAACCAGAACGGCGCGCCGCTTCGCCTCGTCGTGCCGTGGAAGTACGGGTTCAAGGGCATCAAGTCGATCGTAGGGGTCCGCCTCACCGAGACGCAGCCGGCGACCACCTGGAACCTCGCCGCGGCCCGGGAGTATGGCTTCTACGCGAACGTCAACCCGGCGGTCGATCATCCGCGCTGGAGCCAGGCGACCGAGCGACGGATCGGCGAGCTGCGCCGGCGTCCGACCCTGCCGTTCAACGGCTACGCCGAGCAGGTCGCTGCGCTCTACGCAGGCATGGACCTGCGCGAGTTCTTCTAG
- a CDS encoding cupin domain-containing protein has product MRAVLALLVAAASPSLGADVTYFPADKVSAAFAKGTVLFDGEGRNYMVHASRRDAAGQAEVHVRDADIIYVLEGSTTFVTGGTVVDGKTTAPDEIRGTRIDGGESRRLGKGDVIIVPNGTPHWFKEVQGPVLYYVVKVR; this is encoded by the coding sequence ATGAGAGCCGTGCTCGCCCTCCTCGTCGCCGCGGCCTCGCCGTCGCTGGGCGCCGACGTCACGTACTTCCCCGCCGATAAGGTCTCCGCGGCGTTCGCCAAAGGCACCGTGCTGTTCGACGGCGAGGGCCGGAACTACATGGTGCACGCGAGTCGCCGCGACGCCGCGGGGCAAGCCGAGGTGCACGTCAGGGACGCCGACATCATCTACGTGCTCGAGGGCTCCACGACGTTCGTCACCGGCGGCACGGTGGTCGACGGGAAGACCACGGCGCCCGACGAGATCCGTGGCACGCGGATCGACGGCGGCGAGAGCCGCCGCCTCGGCAAGGGCGACGTCATCATCGTGCCGAACGGGACGCCGCACTGGTTCAAGGAAGTCCAGGGGCCGGTGCTCTACTACGTCGTCAAGGTGCGATGA
- a CDS encoding DUF417 family protein: MAIGVIRTQTNVIEETATREAVAEAILRYGLVLVVAWIGAMKFTAYEAAGIQPLVANSPLMGWTYRFLSVQAFSNLTSMSRRTTRSSPVARSSSPPRSASTPSIRHAWSVCSAR; the protein is encoded by the coding sequence ATGGCCATCGGAGTCATTCGCACGCAGACGAATGTGATCGAGGAGACCGCGACGCGGGAGGCCGTGGCAGAGGCCATCCTGCGCTACGGCCTCGTCCTGGTCGTCGCCTGGATCGGGGCGATGAAGTTCACGGCCTACGAGGCGGCGGGCATCCAGCCGCTGGTGGCCAACAGCCCGCTCATGGGGTGGACCTACCGCTTCTTGAGCGTCCAAGCGTTCTCGAATCTCACCTCGATGTCCCGACGGACGACGCGGAGTTCGCCCGTGGCCAGAAGCTCGTCGCCACCACGCTCGGCTTCCACACCTTCGATCCGCCACGCGTGGAGCGTCTGTTCGGCTCGATGA
- a CDS encoding sulfoxide reductase heme-binding subunit YedZ, with protein MRRARPLPWLKPGVFVGALTPLAAILLRAWRGELGANPIAQALNQLGLVALVFLVAALACTPLKTFFGWTWPIRLRRMLGLFGFFYGLLHVSTYTVLDQVLDWHAIWEDVTKRKFIFVGFAAFVLLVPLAATSTGGALKRLGYARWKRLHRLAYVAPLLGVIHFTWRVKRDVREPVAYAVVLGALLLVRLGVYLRARLSVPASAGRP; from the coding sequence ATGCGGCGCGCGCGGCCGTTGCCCTGGCTCAAGCCGGGCGTGTTCGTCGGCGCCCTCACGCCGCTGGCCGCAATCCTCCTGCGCGCCTGGCGCGGCGAGCTCGGGGCCAACCCGATCGCGCAGGCGCTCAACCAGCTCGGCCTCGTCGCGCTCGTCTTCCTCGTCGCCGCGCTCGCCTGCACGCCTCTGAAGACGTTCTTCGGCTGGACGTGGCCGATCCGGCTGCGCCGCATGCTCGGCCTCTTCGGCTTCTTCTACGGGCTCCTGCACGTGAGCACGTACACGGTGCTCGATCAGGTCCTCGACTGGCACGCGATCTGGGAGGACGTCACGAAGCGGAAGTTCATCTTCGTGGGCTTCGCCGCCTTCGTCCTGCTCGTGCCGCTCGCCGCGACCTCGACCGGCGGCGCGCTCAAGCGGCTCGGCTACGCGCGCTGGAAGCGGCTCCACCGCCTCGCCTACGTCGCGCCGCTCCTCGGTGTGATCCACTTCACCTGGCGGGTGAAGCGGGACGTGAGGGAGCCGGTCGCGTACGCGGTCGTGCTGGGGGCGCTTCTCCTCGTGCGTCTCGGCGTGTACCTGCGCGCGCGTCTCTCCGTGCCAGCTTCCGCGGGCCGGCCGTAG